In one window of Echeneis naucrates chromosome 17, fEcheNa1.1, whole genome shotgun sequence DNA:
- the mrpl37 gene encoding large ribosomal subunit protein mL37: MFRETAPCFKMASSLLTQPVLLKELRPLTAHAGINNLQARRHFGVGRCLKAKVPPARRARERVDIPGLEMISYGERMHYVPGLAKPVFSEWDRGYKDPRHYMSPPMHKMPLFKEEPCYVFSQRTGMLEGVRQALWLTKTKLISGLPPQLISLAEDPANQIPDQDERVQNAIKHARFWDTTEGRPDKQKYSTTLLMNLMHLCATLQCSHPLIGKRILAEKYSLAATWKRGEGLFQIRGQNGLLQNCIDPLPEVSGKEEVASTADHVLETLCPVSPTIDLQKVNVYRKEVNCSGFTDDYPYPHAHTLYFLEEADTRYKLPPEQFRASMIMFTFGNALVRAHKLYGNQPQSVLDRPITVQAVGTNGRLFQFLVLQLNSTDLSKDDGVKNQVWLDEDAQLYDFAKVRPMIKKKQVKVPAGLAGYKPETFRKFLALYLHGAV; encoded by the exons ATGTTTCGGGAAACAGCTCCGTGTTTCAAAATGGCGTCATCGCTGTTGACTCAGCCTGTTCTTCTGAAGGAATTGAGACCGTTGACAGCACACGCTGGAATAAACAACCTGCAGGCCCGGAGACACTTTGGTGTCGGCCGCTGTCTCAAGGCCAAAGTTCCCCCTGCACGGAGAGCTAGGGAGAGAGTGGACATCCCCGGACTGGAGATGATCTCCTACGGGGAAAGGATGCATTATGTGCCGGGGCTGGCTAAGCCCGTCTTCTCAGAATGGGATAGGGGCTACAAAGACCCGAGACACTATATGTCCCCTCCGATGCACAAGATGCCACTGTTTAAGGAGGAACCGTGCTATGTGTTCAGCCAAAGGACGGGCATGTTGGAAG gtgtGCGTCAGGCTCTGTGGTTGACTAAAACCAAGTTGATATCTggtcttcctcctcagctcatCTCATTGGCTGAGGATCCTGCAAATCAGATTCCTGACCAGGATGAGCGTGTGCAGAATGCCATCAAACATGCCCGCTTCTGGGATACAACAGAGGGCCGaccagacaaacagaaatacag TACCACTCTGCTGATGAACCTGATGCATCTGTGTGCGACTCTCCAGTGCAGTCACCCTCTGATTGGAAAGAGGATCCTTGCCGAGAAATATTCATTGGCAGCGACATGGAAAAGAG GTGAGGGCCTGTTCCAGATACGGGGTCAGAATGGATTGTTGCAGAATTGCATAGATCCTCTCCCTGAGGTTTCTGGGAAAGAGGAAGTTGCAAGCACAGCAGATCATGTCCTAGAAACCTTGTGTCCTGTCTCCCCCACCATTGACCTACAAAAAGTCAACGTGTACAGAAAGGAAGTGAACTGCTCAG GTTTCACTGATGACTACCCTTACCCTCATGCCCACACACTTTACTTCCTGGAGGAAGCTGATACTCGCTATAAGCTCCCACCAGAGCAGTTCAGAGCCAGCATGATCATGTTTACTTTTGGAAATGCTCTTGTCCGTGCGCACAAACTATATGGG AACCAGCCCCAAAGTGTATTAGATCGTCCTATAACAGTGCAGGCAGTGGGGACCAACGGTAGACTTTTCCAATTCTTGGTTCTCCAGCTCAACAGCACAGATCTCTCAAAGGACGATGGCGTCAAGAACCAG GTGTGGCTGGATGAAGATGCTCAGCTCTATGATTTTGCAAAAGTCCGACCAATGatcaagaaaaaacaagtgaag GTACCAGCTGGTCTGGCAGGATACAAGCCAGAAACTTTCAGGAAGTTCCTGGCCCTGTATCTACATGGAGCTGTATAG